In Capsicum annuum cultivar UCD-10X-F1 chromosome 11, UCD10Xv1.1, whole genome shotgun sequence, one genomic interval encodes:
- the LOC107847809 gene encoding protein transport protein sec24 isoform X2 — protein MQIWKCRCPLLQIWCFGYPFDANFCSFIDLELPMEESEEMQARPVYVAAVDLSSSEEFLELVKSALLAALEALGPGSLFGLATFSHKIGLYDVQGPIPVVKNVFIPHDSDGTVSMELQDVMPLSSFLAPVDTCKDRITSALETLRPITSWERTSGAGQGLDGVFLGGRGFGSAMESLFNYLGSEYGNTFALARVFAFLSGAPDIGAGQLDTRRYGEQYASRREDADRALLPEQTPFYKDLAAVAVQSGVCVDIFAVTNEYTDLASLKFLSIESGGSLFLYTSTDDSTLPQDMYRMLSRPYAFNCVLRLRTSSEFQPSHSYGHFFPDPQYENVQHIICCDSFATYAYDFEFANNVGFSRHTSELPMLQIAFQYTVVVPPDELANAGSNSTRRAMHSLKRRLRIRTLQLGVAHSINEIYDSVDSEVVLLLLVHKVIQASLEQGVREGRMLLHDWLVVLTAQYNDACKLIQSGHGGSTGVHIDVAFSQCPQLQPLPRLVFALLRNPLLRLHEEGVHPDYRIYLQCLFSALEPSSLNRAIYPLLTSYASPDKQAYPRHSLSRAALITSGSPIFFLDAFTNLIVFYASTADPSLPFPPPQDCLLRTTINKLKQERCITPKLSFIKGGQDDATAFENYLIEEQDVEGSGFTSVMGFVSFLEEINQSTLEYLK, from the exons TGGAAGAATCTGAGGAAATGCAGGCACGGCCTGTTTATGTAGCAGCTGTTGATCTTTCTT CATCGGAGGAGTTTTTGGAACTTGTTAAAAGTGCTCTTTTAGCTGCTTTAGAAG CTCTTGGGCCTGGATCACTATTTGGCCTGGCCACATTCAGCCATAAAATAGGTTTGTATGATGTTCAAGGCCCCATTCCAGTGGTGAAGAATGTTTTCATTCCTCATGATTCTGATGGTACCGTGTCTATGGAACTTCAGGATGTTATGCCCCTATCTTCATTTTTAGCTCCA GTGGATACCTGTAAGGACCGCATAACATCAGCACTTGAAACTTTGAGGCCGATTACTTCATGGGAAAGGACATCAGGTGCGGGTCAAGGGTTGGATGGAGTTTTTCTGGGCGGAAGGGGTTTTGGATCTGCAATGGAATCCCTTTTCAATTATCTTGGATCAGAATATGGAAATACATTTGCATTAG CTAGAGTTTTTGCATTTCTTTCTGGCGCTCCTGACATTGGAGCCGGCCAGCTAGATACAAGACGGTATGGAGAGCAGTACGCTAGTAGACGAGAGGATGCGGATCGAGCCTTACTTCCTGAACAAACTCCATTCTATAAAGATCTG gCTGCTGTGGCTGTTCAATCAGGTGTTTGTGTAGACATATTTGCTGTGACAAATGAGTATACTGATTTAGCATCGCTGAAGTTTCTGAGTATTGAGAGTGGAGGCTCCTTATTTTTGTATACGAGCACTGATGACTCCACACTTCCTCAAGACAT GTACCGCATGTTAAGTCGACCATATGCTTTCAATTGTGTCCTTAGGCTGAGGACTTCGTCTGAATTTCAACCGAGTCATTCT TATGGGCATTTCTTCCCAGATCCACAATACGAAAATGTCCAACATATAATTTGTTGTGATTCTTTCGCTACGTATGCATACGATTTTGAATTTGCGAATAATGTTGGATTTTCCAG GCATACTTCAGAATTGCCTATGCTGCAAATTGCTTTTCAGTATACTGTTGTTGTCCCACCAGATGAACTTGCAAATGCAGGATCAAATTCCACAAGAAG AGCAATGCATTCTCTCAAAAGGAGATTAAGGATTCGAACTCTTCAGCTTGGAGTAGCTCATAGCATAAATGAGATTTATGACTCTGTTGATTCTGAGGTGGTGCTTTTGTTACTTGTTCACAAG GTTATCCAGGCCTCGTTGGAGCAAGGCGTTCGAGAGGGCAGAATGTTACTTCATGATTGGCTTGTTGTTCTTACGGCTCAGTATAATGATGCTTGCAAACTTATCCAGTCTGGGCATGGAGGTTCGACTGGCGTTCACATTGATGTTGCATTCTCTCAATGTCCTCAACTGCAGCCTTTACCCCGCTTGGTTTTTGCTCTATTACGAAATCCTCTTCTCCGTTTACACGAAGAAGGCGTGCATCCTGACTACCGAATATATCTTCAGTGTCTTTTTAG TGCACTAGAACCTTCTTCTCTTAATCGTGCTATATATCCATTGTTGACCTCATATGCCTCACCGGACAAACAAGCATATCCTCGGCATTCCCTGAGCCGAGCTGCATTGATTACAAGTGGCAGTCCGATATTTTTCCTTGATGCATTCACAAATCTTATTGTATTCTATGCTTCGACGGCAGACCCTTCTCTTCCTTTCCCACCACCTCAGGATT GTTTACTGAGAACAACAATAAACAAACTGAAGCAAGAGAGATGTATCACACCGAAACTTTCATTTATCAAGGGAGGGCAGGACGATGCAACAGCGTTTGAGAATTATCTTATAGAGGAACAGGATGTTGAAGGAAGTGGCTTCACAAGTGTCATGGGTTTCGTTTCTTTCCTCGAGGAGATTAACCAAAGCACATTGGAGTACCTGAAATAA
- the LOC107847625 gene encoding uncharacterized protein LOC107847625: MKKGIHPQMQWISYVTQSGRLMHVMMTKIHQTGKVYHIRARRQMAQSIGQVAKFKRRYGQKEEEEEKTDK; encoded by the coding sequence atgaagaaaggaattCACCCTCAAATGCAATGGATATCCTACGTGACGCAAAGTGGAAGGTTGATGCACGTTATGATGACCAAAATACACCAAACAGGCAAGGTTTATCACATAAGAGCTAGGCGTCAGATGGCTCAAAGTATTGGCCAGGTTGCAAAGTTTAAGCGCCGATATGGTCAgaaggaggaagaggaggaaaaAACAGATAAATGA
- the LOC107847624 gene encoding DNA polymerase epsilon subunit 3: MGEIEKNNKDKEIEKEKAGGTTVQIEQEGLPKAIIRRLVKDKLSQLSTDSDISLLKDSLTAFSESARIFIHYLSATANDICKESKRQIINAEDVFKALEDIEFPEFIEPLKASLEGFREKKRKSSSSKSPESNKKAKVKEPVENGKGKMKELPSDNENEDGQAGEEINEVEDSADD, from the exons ATGGGAGAAATAGagaagaacaacaaagacaaggAGATAGAGAAGGAGAAAGCAGGAGGAACAACAGTGCAAATAGAGCAAGAAGGCCTACCAAAGGCAATAATAAGGAGGCTAGTCAAGGATAAGCTATCACAGTTATCAACTGATAGTGATATATCTCTTCTCAAGGATTCCCTCACTGCTTTCTCTGAAAGTGCCCGAATTTTCATTCATTACCTTTCTGCAAC TGCTAATGACATATGCAAGGAGTCTAAGAGGCAAATAATAAATGCCGAGGATGTTTTCAAGGCCCTTGAAGATATTGAGTTTCCAGAGTTCATCGAGCCTCTCAAAGCTTCTCTCGAGG gatttagagaaaagaaaaggaagTCATCGTCGTCGAAGTCCCCAGAATCTAACAAAAAGGCTAAGGTGAAAGAACCTGTGGAGAATGGGAAGGGTAAGATGAAAGAGCTACCCTCTGATAACGAAAATGAAGATGGACAAGCTGGAGAGGAAATCAATGAAGTCGAGGATAGTGCTGACGATTAA